A genomic window from Armatimonadota bacterium includes:
- a CDS encoding orotate phosphoribosyltransferase, with translation MSLDERLESLGVVKRGHFLLSSGRHSDIYFEKFRILEHPEVLAEMVALILKSLDRDSIDLVIGPTTGGVIVAYEAARQLGKSALYAEREAGARALRRDAEMHPGSRVLVVDDLLTTGLSAQEVIDLTRQHGGQAVGLGVLIDRSNGQHGIDIPIHSALDLPAVSFEPQDCPLCRNGVPITVRGTRYAEVAP, from the coding sequence ATGAGCCTCGACGAGCGGTTAGAATCCCTGGGCGTCGTCAAGCGCGGACACTTCTTGCTCTCTTCTGGGCGGCACAGCGACATCTACTTTGAAAAGTTTCGCATATTAGAGCATCCCGAAGTCCTTGCCGAGATGGTCGCGCTGATACTCAAGAGCCTAGATCGAGATTCGATCGACCTTGTGATCGGACCGACTACCGGGGGCGTGATCGTCGCTTACGAAGCCGCTCGGCAACTCGGCAAAAGCGCGCTCTATGCCGAGCGCGAAGCCGGAGCGCGGGCTCTGCGCCGCGATGCGGAGATGCATCCAGGTTCGCGAGTTTTGGTGGTCGATGATTTGCTAACGACGGGGCTATCGGCGCAAGAGGTGATCGATCTGACGCGCCAACACGGCGGTCAAGCAGTCGGCCTGGGCGTGCTGATCGATCGGTCCAACGGCCAGCACGGGATCGATATTCCGATCCACAGCGCGTTGGATCTGCCCGCCGTCTCGTTCGAACCGCAGGATTGTCCCCTCTGTCGAAATGGCGTCCCGATTACCGTTAGGGGCACGCGCTACGCCGAGGTCGCGCCATGA
- a CDS encoding sugar phosphate isomerase/epimerase gives MKVGVNRWTLPGEWDLEKCFRTCHQVGFDSIEINFDESGYLNPKMSDAEAADIRKLADKVGIEISSVSSAVYWGSPFTHNDPGVRQKAIDLAEHQIRLTRAMGLDAVLIVPGLVNPETQYDTVYQRASEAMKKIAPVAERHAVTIGVENVWNRFLLSPLEMARFIDEIGSPKVMAYFDVGNVLAFGYPQHWIRILGSRIVRVHVKDFRTNVGTGAGFVNLIQGDVAWGAVSQALREIGYNGYITAEVEGYRGHHELGLRHIADCLKALFPSRP, from the coding sequence ATGAAGGTCGGCGTCAACCGCTGGACGTTGCCGGGCGAATGGGATTTGGAAAAGTGCTTTCGAACCTGCCACCAAGTCGGCTTCGATTCGATCGAGATCAACTTTGACGAGAGCGGCTACCTGAACCCAAAGATGAGCGATGCGGAAGCAGCCGACATTCGCAAACTGGCCGATAAAGTAGGCATCGAGATCAGCAGCGTCTCCAGTGCGGTCTATTGGGGGTCGCCCTTCACGCACAACGATCCCGGCGTGCGGCAAAAGGCGATCGATCTGGCCGAACATCAAATTCGACTAACCCGAGCTATGGGGCTGGACGCTGTGCTGATCGTGCCCGGATTGGTCAACCCGGAAACCCAGTACGACACGGTCTATCAGCGCGCAAGCGAGGCGATGAAGAAGATCGCGCCGGTCGCAGAGCGGCACGCCGTAACGATCGGCGTCGAGAACGTGTGGAACCGCTTTCTGCTAAGCCCCCTGGAGATGGCGCGATTCATCGACGAAATCGGCAGCCCAAAGGTGATGGCCTACTTCGACGTGGGCAACGTGCTGGCGTTCGGCTATCCCCAACATTGGATTCGGATTCTCGGCTCTCGAATCGTCCGGGTGCACGTCAAAGACTTCCGCACGAACGTGGGCACGGGCGCAGGCTTTGTGAACCTGATTCAGGGCGACGTGGCCTGGGGCGCGGTCTCCCAGGCGCTGCGCGAAATCGGCTATAACGGTTACATAACCGCCGAGGTGGAAGGCTACCGAGGCCACCACGAATTGGGGCTGAGGCATATTGCCGATTGCCTAAAAGCGCTCTTCCCCTCTCGACCATAA